The following coding sequences are from one Mytilus trossulus isolate FHL-02 chromosome 8, PNRI_Mtr1.1.1.hap1, whole genome shotgun sequence window:
- the LOC134728007 gene encoding uncharacterized protein LOC134728007 has protein sequence MASTSFCDPCSEAGKSLTATRYCSDCEERLCTECAESHCRFKAFKSHHVIDLSSIGSNILMSAKKNCNVHSEMILDYYCADHEIVCCRACISNEHRVCQNVLPLELASKDVKKSALFNDVMEDMTHRITTLNALDNNRQSSLQSIEKTKSTITKQIRAVKSKILKQMDDLERDLTTTLSSLQRKHEMEIKKQKQEISQVLVNVIENKNEMDVLSGHGSKNQLFIFLRQQVTNIHCAETKIQQIVSDSQEFDITFDEKKDVKLESLGSLLEIVQPCQVQYKPKKCQQAQIKARPMKNIQGFEKDTVLKLNTDVVKSLFSVSVTDNNKLLMTNTASSDTKLYVYRDCKDYETEITFSSEPECVAVIPGTNKAVITLPYEKSIQFINTTTMTKDNKVNMGFECSGITAGRDRIYVGGTGGTLKTLDTNGIILKTFQQGSDCIYFIAYDDIHDHLIVRCVGKLLCIKVDGTLVYRKDVSRIAGLTLDRQRNIYFGGFSTHNIQRISSDGDNCEEMLNKDNDIDHPYGMCFNNDFTKLFVINNYRKSVCVYKCK, from the coding sequence ATGGCATCAACTAGTTTCTGTGATCCTTGCTCTGAAGCTGGCAAGTCTTTAACAGCAACAAGGTATTGCTCAGACTGTGAAGAAAGACTTTGTACAGAATGTGCAGAATCACATTGCAGATTCAAAGCTTTCAAATCTCACCATGTTATCGACCTGTCGTCCATTGGATCCAATATCCTTATGTCTGCGAAGAAAAACTGCAATGTCCATTCAGAAATGATATTAGATTATTACTGCGCAGATCACGAGATCGTATGCTGTAGAGCCTGCATATCTAATGAACACAGGGTTTGTCAGAACGTTCTCCCATTGGAACTGGCCTCGAAGGATGTAAAAAAGTCTGCACTGTTTAACGATGTTATGGAAGACATGACGCATCGTATTACAACATTGAATGCTTTAGACAATAACAGACAGTCAAGCTTACAATCAATAGAGAAAACTAAATCAACAATAACTAAGCAGATCCGAGCAGTGAAATCCAAGATTTTGAAACAAATGGACGATTTGGAGCGTGATTTAACGACCACTTTGTCGTCTCTCCAACGAAAACATGAAATGGAAATCAAGAAacaaaagcaagaaatatcgCAAGTTTTAGTAAatgttatagaaaataaaaacgaGATGGATGTTTTGAGTGGTCATGGATCTAAGAATCAGCTCTTTATATTCTTGCGCCAACAAGTAACAAATATTCATTGCGCTGAGACCAAGATTCAGCAGATAGTATCCGATTCACAAGAATTCGATATTACCTTTGACGAAAAGAAAGATGTTAAGCTTGAGTCTCTCGGGTCACTGTTAGAGATTGTTCAACCATGTCAAGTTCAATACAAACCAAAGAAATGTCAACAAGCCCAGATAAAGGCGAGACCAATGAAAAACATTCAAGGGTTTGAGAAGGATACAGTATTGAAACTTAATACTGATGTGGTAAAAAGTCTTTTTAGTGTATCAGTGACAGATAATAATAAGCTGCTCATGACTAATACAGCATCATCCGATACCAAACTGTATGTTTACAGAGACTGTAAAGATTATGAGACAGAGATAACATTTTCCTCCGAACCTGAGTGTGTTGCTGTGATACCTGGTACCAATAAAGCTGTTATTACCCTACCTTACGAAAAGtctatacaatttataaatacgACAACGATGACAAAGGACAACAAAGTCAACATGGGATTTGAATGTTCTGGTATCACTGCTGGTCGTGACAGAATTTATGTGGGCGGTACAGGTGGTACTCTCAAAACATTAGACACAAATGGAATAATacttaaaacatttcaacaagGATCTGATTGTATTTACTTCATAGCATACGATGATATTCATGATCATTTGATTGTTAGATGTGTTGGTAAACTCCTTTGTATCAAAGTAGATGGAACACTAGTTTACAGAAAGGACGTTTCAAGAATAGCAGGTTTAACACTTGATCGACAGAGGAACATTTATTTTGGTGGTTTTTCAACTCACAATATACAAAGAATATCATCAGATGGAGACAACTGTGAAGAAATGCTGAACAAAGACAATGACATTGACCATCCATATGGAATGTGTTTTAACAATGACTTCACAAAACTCTTTGTAATTAATAACTATCGTAAATCTGTTTGTGTATACAAATGCAAGTAA